From Pelodiscus sinensis isolate JC-2024 chromosome 23, ASM4963464v1, whole genome shotgun sequence:
CGCAAAGCACTGCTCCCATAGGGCACAGTCTGACATCCAGGGAAAGGTTCCACTTGAGTTTAACAGCAGCTGGAATGGGCCCATCAGCAGGTTGATTCCAAAATGCAGCTGGCAGAGCGGCCATGAGAGAGAAAATAAGAGcaacggggaggaggggaattgtATTCATTCTTCAAAATTTTATGATATTTATTTTGGCTCTTGGCATCTCTTTGATTTCAACACCCAATTGATTCTAGAGAAAGGGTGTTGCCTTGAAGTTTCATATAAGGGAAAACTCAGGCAGAATAAAGTGAGTTTTACTGTGAGCGATCTTTCAAATGTTCCTTTTAAACCAAAGAGAGACATAAAGGGGCAGGAGCCCAATTGTTTCAATGTCTTTTGCTGTAACAAATGACCTGGGGGGTTCTATATGTAAACGTGCACAGGGAGAAACCAGTGCTATTTCCACATATGTAACTGCTCTTCTTCCCTGCAGAAAATGACCCTTCTGCTTGCATGTGTAACACTGGTGTCTGCCTTTGGATCCTCTTTCCAGTATGGTTACAATGTCTCCGTGATCAACAATCCAGAGGTGGTAGGTTGggctgactgggggggcaggaaacCGCCTCCAAAggggaggaaaaacaaacaaatggcagACTAGAAACAGTgacgtgtgtgtgcatgcttgcACACTTATGCACAGCCTAGGCTTTCTGAACTCCCTCTGCCTTAGGATTACCATGGTGGGGAGGAATCCCCCAAGACAGAAgtgttctctctcctccttctgcctGTGTTGGTAGCATGCCGTGATCATGGTTTGTAGGCATGAAATATAACCTCAGGATAGCCCTGAAATTGGCTCTGTTGTCTTCCTAGGCTTTGCCTGCTAACACTTGGTTCCAGCCCCTGTTCCGTTCTGTATGTATTTCTCTTGAGGGCCTTTGCTTTCCAACCCTCATAACCCATTGTATGAATTCTAACCCCCCAACGCATCTGGCTAGTGTGTGCTGGGTGTAGGAAttccctctgcgcctgcccactgGACAGCTGTGGGGATGGAGACAGTGAAGCACAGGCCTGAAATCCTTTATCATGGAAAGTTGAGAGGGCTGGACCCTTGGTAAGATTCCACTTTGGGCTTCGGGCATTTCTCTATAGAGCTGGTTATCCTGTAACACTGTAGTGTGGTCATATTGGTCTTGATAAATAAGTAGACTTTGTTCCCAAGCACAAGTGACGCATGGCAGCACTCAGGAGGTGCACCCTCCCTATGCTCTCGCCagaattttaattgctaaatggggtgtccCCACCTGTCCCCTCCGTGCCCCTCTGGGTGGctgttcctgcacccttccccacaCAGGCATCAGTTCCCCCTGTTCCCAAGGACTGATATTTTTAGATCCATCTGAGACCCCAACATTTCTTTTACCTTTTGCCCATAAAGTCACCATCCTCCTACGTATGACCAAAATTCATGTTCCAGTGGGCCCGCCCTCTGCGCTGTACACTATCATACTCACTTCCTGGCTCGACTTCTGCACTTCCTTCTTTTATGATCTTCCGAGGTCGGCCTTGCTGAGGAATGAGACCTTCTCCTTGTGTTCGTTTGCTGGTCTCTTATCGAAGTACGGTTTCCCTGAGACTCTGAAGGGTAGCATTGGTCATGGGAGGCCTGGGATACATTTCCCTGTGCCCTGTCTCTTCttaagtgtgtctacactgtaactGGGAGGTGTAATTTCCCGCTTTTGCCACCAGACATACTCACAGGTCTCTGACTGAGCTAGTGCAGTAAAAACAGCAAAGCCTGATATATCCACTCAAACTGGAAACTCTTTCTGTTCTGGTGTGTTGTATGCTTGGAACTGGACATATGACTCGAATAGATAAATAGTTGTGCAGCACAGGAACAGCAAGTGGCACAGGCCAGCTGTACTGAGTACAAACCACACATATAGGCCGTCATTGCTATCACTGCCTGCCTGTGCATAGCAGCCAGGGTTGCTACTATTTTTGGGGCTGTAGCTCCATGAGAGCTAGCGTGTACTCacaccagtgttccttctaagtgAGCACTTAGTCAGCCACCCAGGAGGTATTaaaataccacccagctgatgCACAGTGtgccagcagctggcagcatatgtttctgttggtggtgcacatctgcacatgcctccgtgctcatgacaaaatttattctgcacactaatggaaaaaattagagggaacactgactcaCACCCCTAGCTCCAGGAGTAAACTTAGCTTAAGGGTTTGGTGCTCTGCTGAAAAGTTTAGGGGGAACCACAATTGGGAAACAGGGTGTGGTCCAACATAAACATTTTCCATATGCATTATGGGATTACATGTGTTTTGGGCTTTGTGCACAGAAAACATAGGGCCCgatggcaaatgaaatcaatgggagtgttGAAAATCAAGCAAGTAATTAATGCAACAGGACCTTTTAAATAAGTCACGGCCTTAACTGTAGGTTTGttaaaccttctcttgttaataCAAGCCTTAAACTAAATCTTCCTCTTTTAGCAAGAGAAATTGTTCAATGGAGCTTTACTCTGTTTGGCCCCCTGCTAGGTTTATTGCATGAATAACCAGAATTTTCTCCCCTGCCAAACCAATTAAGTCTGGTTTTGTATCTTTTTCTAGATCATGAAAAACTTTTACAATCAAACCTACTTTAATAGGATGAGCAACTTCATGGACAGCAGCTTCCAAACGCTGCTCTGGTCTCTCACAGTATCTATGTTCCCACTGGGAGGCTTCTTTGGGTCCCTTATGGTAGGCCCTCTGGTGAACAAGTGTGGCAGGTGAGTGATGGGCCCCATAAGATGGCCTGTCTGTAATCTGTTCAGGGGCAGTTTGCTGTGGTTTGAAGAAAGGTCTTCTTACAGGAACATCTGATTCAACACTTCCCGTTATGCATCCAGACCACTGGTTTCCACTAGGATGAGGGAGGAATCGAACCTCTCCCCATGCAGAACAACAGATCTGGTTGTGCTGTGGGCAGAGTGGACATGTTCAAACTGCAGGCATGACACTGAACCAGATGCACTATTTGGTTCAATCCATTAGGCCAAGGCCTTTGGTCTTTATGCTCTTTGCCCCAtctaaatattaatttttaagcCTCTTAGTTTGTCTAAAGCATTTGTGGTTAGATCCCACCGTAGGAGTCTCTGATCCCTTCCCCACTGGTCTCAGCTGCCCTGCTTTCCTGTGTCAAATAGTGAGAAAAATCCTCCAGAGGCGAGTGAGTAAACTTGAGAGGACTTGTGGCTGAAGTACTGAACTGGGTTAAATTCCCAGTTCTGCTACAGGCATCCTAAGTGACCTTAGGCAAGACACTTAATCTCTTTGTGCTTTAGTCCCTTACCTGCAAAATAGGATATTTCCTTTGTCAGTCAtgtccaggggagctgacagccacatTGGGCAAGGTGTAGGGGGTGTCTATACTTCCAAAAGGGGCGggtcctcaggcagaaggggtgtaGCTTTGGCAGGTAGGCCTCAGCACCACCCTGAGTGCACCATGCTGGTCCTTCCACAAGCCCTTAGAGATGCCCAGAGCACACACTGAGATTCTCCAGCCGTATTTTAAagggctgggagctctgggcatcaccactgcagcagtagcagcagctgggagccccagggccTTTAGAATCGCCAGGTCCCAGGGCAGATGCCACTtttgcctgcccctcctccccctgttggCAAGCCTGGTCTTGTCTGTTTAAATTATAAGCTCTTCCAGGCTGCAGGTGTGTCCTGGGATGCCAACAACCTGCATGGGCCCCTGGGTAAGATGGGGAGGGACCAACTCTGTGCTCCTGAAAGGGGCGTGGCCCTGGGCAGAAAATGCAGGGCCAtctgtggcagtggctgggagccccagggacTTTATAATGGGTGGTCCCTGGGGCAACTGCTACCTTTTTCACCTTCCCCCCGCTCCCATCGACAGGCCCCCATTGGGTGGTGTTGTCTGGCTATGTGCTTGTATAGCACCTAGAGCAGCTGGGTCCCATCTCAGCTGGGGCCTTTAGGCAATACCACAGTACAAGTAAAAACAATAATAAGCTAGAACTGTGACCCTCTTGATCTCTCTGCAGAAAGGGCACTTTGTTGGTAAATAACATCTTCTCCATTGTCCCTGCGATCCTCATGGGAACCTCCAAAGTGGCAAAGACCTTTGAAGTGATCATTCTCTCACGAATCATCGTGGGGATATGTGCAGGTAAGTGAAAAGAGGTATGCAGAGgtaggagaaggggcaggatttTCTGGGCTAGGTGGTTCATGTGTTACAGCGGGTTGGTATGCAAGGAGTAAATTGTAGGGACAGTACGCGCAGTAGTACAGTGTCTCCATGTCTGCTTGACTCCTTGTGCTGTGCACAGAGTGGGTGGGGTTACTGATAAACAAAGAAGACAAGGCTGGAATATGAGCTCTGTGGAAACCCATTGGTCTGTAAATGTAgttgttttctttaataaatTACTCTTGTTTAAGATAGACCGTGGTTCTATATGTCATAACAGCTGCAGCTTTGCTAGTGGCAGTTCACTTCTCAAATACTTTAGGCAAAGCTTATATTACCTGCTTCTTAAAACTATAACCCCAAGCAGAACTCTTCCAAGCTAAGTGTGGCCAGATCCATAAATCCATTCCAGGAATGGAATGGTGCCAAAGGTAAAAAATTGGCACTGCTATCTGATAGTTTCAGCACCCTTGTAATCTATTATACCAAAATGGACTAGAGGAGAAGAGAGTGGCTCaagctgtgtgggtgggggatTCTGTTTGACCCAGTTTATCTTTTGTCCAGCACCTCATATGCTGGCAGCATTATGTAAGTAATGAGCCTCCAGATCTGATTAGGATCAATTCACTGACTCTCTAGTCCAATGACACCTAAACTCCACCCAAAGTTTACTAGGGGACTTGCATGTCCTATAAAGTAAACAGGAAAGTCTGGGTATAAGGCCACATTAATTCCCATTTCACAATGAAGATGGAGAATTTACATTAAAAGTGACTCCAACCTgtgtaaaaacttaaacaacaacgaatggtcctgcagcaccttagagactagcaaaaaatgtagatggatcATGgtcttttgtgggcacagcccacttcttcacatgagcagagcaaggggtccagagccacaaataaatagcagaaaaagaggggaaggaaagaaaaggggggggatCTTGTCATTTagagtgtccgtgctaaatgaggctaattgagtgggagTACGtgcccaatacttagcttttgatgtcattaaaGTGTTGAATGcagtggcccatccagttcaggtctttgtttaaaccttgattaaaggtgtcaaatttgcaaatgaaggctcCATAGACTAGACCTAACTGTGCCCCTGTAATGGGGTTGAAACCTTGGGCAGTCAGAATCCTGATTAGTCCTAGGATGCTAACTTGTGCTATAACCAGGTCCCCAGACTAGCCCTGGTATAGAGAGAGCCTCCATCCATTTCTCTGTGTGTTAGCCAACACCCATTGATGGCACTAAGTTATGGAGAGCGAAAGGCTTGTTTATCCATGCAGCGTATACAGTGTGGGAAGGAGCAGCACACGCATCCAGCCTTAGAACACCAGCCCAATAAAGATGTCAGCCAAGGTGATGGGCTTTGTACCCTGGACACCTTCACAGTAGGAATGAAGCTAATGCTGCCGACTCTTTTATTCTAAGCTCCAATGGAGAGAAAAAAATACCATTGGCTTTCATCACACAGGCCAGCAGGATCATCAGATGGCAATATGCTTTCAGCTACTCTGGGCTAGCTGGGAACCTGTGAGGCAGCAGCAGACAGCAAGCTCCAGTCTCATGTGCTGATCAGCCCTTGTGTCCTACAGGAGGCCATTTGTCATCTTCTGCCAAAATACCTTAGTCAAGTCCCTCAAGTGGCTGCATCCCAGAGCAGGACTAACCTCTCTCTCTTCACCTAGGCCTGTCCTCCAACGTTGTTCCCATGTACCTGGGAGAGATGTCCCCCAAAAACCTGAGAGGTGCGACCGGGGTGGTGCCCCAGCTCTTCATCACCATAGGCATCCTTGCAGCTCAGGTCCTGGGGCTTACTAAAATCCTTGGAACCATTGAAGGTAAAGCCCCGCGCTGAGGATGAGGTCTCTGACTGCTCCTGCGTGGATGAACGCTCTCATGGGGAACCTGGGGATCTGTTTCTCTGTTGCAGGCTGGCCAGTGTTACTAGGGCTAACTGGGATCCCTGCAGTGGTGGAACTCCTCCTGTTGCCCTTTTTCCCTGAAAGTCCCAGGTACCTGCTGATACAGAAGGGCAATGAGGAACAAGCCAGACAAGGTACAGCCGCATCCGCTTAGCAGTGCTAGCAGGAGAACTAGGGCAaggcgaagggctgggtggcatggATTTGAAATGAGGTCTCcattcataaacaaactagggaactACTACCTGTATAGAACTGTTCTAGGGCCGTGTTTCTCAACCTACCTACGAGTAcctacgagtacccttaggggtacttgagagaagtctggggggtacgtcaacacaactgaaatttggagaaaacggaacttttgttttatgttttaaagcgcttgattatttttgtactttttacacctaaaaGTTTCCtcacccgcccggctacgattaactTGTTTAAATTGCAATGGTAGAACatttttttgtgtgtctgaaaattgtaggtactgggggtacttataattttgtgtgtgaaaaaggggtcctttataaaaaaaaggttgagaaacgctgctctaaggtgcatgcataactggctggaaaatcATTCCCAGAGGTTGTCTCACAATCAGAGGTTCAAAGTCAAGCTGAAAGGGCACATCGAGCCATCAGGAATGGCtgcagctctgttcaatatttttatcaatgatttaaataatgacACAGAGAGGAGGCTTTTATAAAGTTTGTGAAcaatactaagctgggaggagttgcaatgCAAGTGTTTGGATTAAAATTCATagtgatctggagaaatgatctgaggtaaacaggataaaattcaataaggacgAATGTCTGTCAAGTTCTTCACTTTGGAAGGCACAACCCATTGTGcacatggaggctgtgtctacactggccacttattccggaaaatcagccgcttttccggaataacttgccagctgtctacactggccccttgaatttccggaatagcactgacgatctaatgtaaaatcatcggtgcttttccagaaaaactatgctgttcccgttcgggcaaaagtccttttccgaaaaacTATTCCGggaaagggccaatgtagacagcacagatttcttttccgcaaaaaagccccgatcgcgaaaatgacgattggggcttttttgtggaaaagcgcgtctacattggcacggacgcttttccggaaaaagtgcttttccagaaaagcatcctgccaatgtagacacgctttttctggaaatacttataacggaaaactgttccgttttaagcatttccggaaaatcatgccagtgtagacatagccggacagtgagaagtgactgtttaggaaggagtaatgcagaaagggatctggggtcctaactgatcacaagctaaataagagaCAATcatgtgacactgttacaaaaaaaaatagcaaacattctgggatggaCTAGCAGGAGTGGTGTAAAGAAAACACGAAAAATAGTTATTCTGcagtactctgcactgattaggcctcaactggagtactgtgtccagttctagaaAATATGAGGATAATTTAGAgatagtccagagaagagcaacaagaatgattaaaggtctagagaacatgacctatgaaggaaggctgaaaaaattgggtttgtttagtttagaaaagagaagattgaggggagacatgattgcagttttcaggtatctaaaagggtgtcataaggaggagggagaaaacttgttcatcttgacctctgaggatagaacaagaagcaaggggcttaaactgcagcaagggaagtttaggttggacattaggaaaaagttcctaactgtcagggtaatcaaacactggaataaattacccagggaggttgtggaatctccatctgtggagatatttaagagtaggttagataaatgtctatcagggatggtctagacagtatttggtcctgacatgagggcaggggactggactcaatgacctctcgaggtcccttctagtcctagtattctatgaactAAAATGATAAAAGGGCCAAAAAACATGGCTTCTGAGGGAGATTGACAAAACTTGGTTTGTTTGATCTGGAGAAGAGAAGTTTGTGAGGAGACATAAGTTTTCAAGTACATCAAGGATTGTtgtaaagaaaaggaagaaaaactgttctcattAACCTcttaggataggacaagaagcaataggatTAAATTGCAGTTATGGAGGTTTGGTTAGAAATTAggtagttaagcactagaataaattgcctaggaaggttgtggacagtgttccctgtaagatgagcacttgggtggccacccacaagagattcaggtgccatcaAGCTGAAAAGCACAGCCACTCACAGCCAGCAGAATGTGTTTCTGTTGTTGGTGCACTTCCaaacatgccttggtgcacagaacaaaaacagagGGGACAGTGATTGTGGAATCTTTGTCACTGGAGAGTTTTAAGAGCAGTtttgacaaacacctgtcagggatggtctagttagGACTTAGTcctgccccaagagcagagaGCTGGATTAGAAGCTCTCTTGAGGTTCCATCCAGTCCTACACTTCTATGAGTCTGTGATTATAGGAATATGCTGTGGGTAAGGTCAGGTTGGGATGCATTAAGCTCGCAGTCCTACCCTTTTATAGCACATCTGAGGCTTTCAAAGCACTTGGCAAACAGTAGTTCATTTATGTTTCCCTGGCAGCAGATACTTTTCAACCCAGTTTAATGGGATGGGGCTGAAATAGAAAGAGGCTAGTCAGTGGTAGAGCCGGGGGTAGaatccaggaatcctggctcccagtgcctTATGCTAATCACTAGAACTCAAAGTCCCTGAACTCTGTTTGCAAGATGGTTTGGCGCTCTCCTTGGAGACCCAGGCCTGGTCAAACTGTTAGCGAGGGGAACTCTGGCCACCTTCTCATTGTTCCTTTGTTGGCTCATATGCTCCAAGGACCCTCCTCAAGACCCTCCCTCCAGTCCTGTGACTGTTGCTGGTCGCTCTCCCTTTTCCAGAGAGCAGAAGTGGCCAAGACTGACCTCTTGTTCCTGGGGTAGCTCAAGTCCCCCTTTGGTTTCCATAactccagcctcctccccttAACTGAGTTTATGGGGAAACCcaacttccccttccctcctcccatccagctctGAGGAGGCTGAGAGGCTGGGATGACGTGGATGACGAGATCGAAGAGATGCGCCAGGAAGACCAGTCGGAGAAGCTGGAAGGTCGCCTGTCCGTCTTCAACCTCTGCACCTTCCAGGCCCTGAGGTGGCAGCTCATCTCCATCATTATTATGATGATGGGCCAGCAGCTTTCTGGAATTAATGCGGTAGGTGAGATGCCACCCAGAAAGACCAGTGGGCGGGCTAGGAATGTACCTGGCTTCTCAGGCAGGAatggctggcacaggcactagAACCCATTCCAGATGGGCACCAAACCCTACTCTTGGAAAACAAGATTGGTCCCTTGCCGTGAAATTTGGATCAGGGTCCGATTGTTTAGGTGGGTTCTGCCCAAGGGTTTCAGGTTTGGAGATTTATGGAGCAAGGAACTAGTCCCCACAGCTGGGGCCACACGTGGGCTGTTCCaaagttttggggggagggttcagAGTTTGGATTTGTGCCTGGCTGGTTTAACAACCTGGAGGTGCCTGACTCTGTGAATGGCCACGTATAACCGCAGGTATGGTTTGATTGCAGGTCTTCTACTATACAAACAACATTTTCGAGCCAGCAGGTGTGAACTTAAATGATGTGCAGTATGTCACCGTGGGGATAGGTGCAGTCAATGTGGTCATGACATGTGTAGCGGTAAGTTTTTCCCCCCTGACCTCCAGGTTCTAATCCTCACTGCCCACCTTGAATTTTCTGGGCCCATTTATACCATTGCAATTAACACAACGGACCCTCTCACATTGAGAGAAAAAGTCCCCTGGTGCTGAAATCATAATAAACAGGGGAAAATTGTTTCCTTAAACTCATGCTGTGCAATAGTGGGTTATGTCAGTGCATGCAATGGGAAGGTTCTTGAAGAAATAATGGGATTTACTTATTATCCACTTAGCTTCCTTCCCAGGTGTTTCATTGCCACTTTCTCGAACTCCCCCTTTAAGTCCTTGTGTCTGCTGTGTTGCTGCAATGGATGGGTATTATGGTAACTCTGAGGAGATTGTGGATATGGTCCAGGGCAACAGCCCTGCCCATATGTCCATGAATCACAGATTGCCCATGACATTCTGGGCTAACGTGGAAAAAAGTCTCTTCAACTCAGACAGGTGATTGGGTTCTGGGGCTGCACAGGCAGCCATAACAAAAAaggggactttttttttcttggtgcagtgagcagagcctggggccaggagcctggggttctattcccagttctgcaACAGGCTC
This genomic window contains:
- the LOC102462193 gene encoding solute carrier family 2, facilitated glucose transporter member 5 isoform X1, with the protein product MKPTKKLESAGTCEGRKGKMTLLLACVTLVSAFGSSFQYGYNVSVINNPEVIMKNFYNQTYFNRMSNFMDSSFQTLLWSLTVSMFPLGGFFGSLMVGPLVNKCGRKGTLLVNNIFSIVPAILMGTSKVAKTFEVIILSRIIVGICAGLSSNVVPMYLGEMSPKNLRGATGVVPQLFITIGILAAQVLGLTKILGTIEGWPVLLGLTGIPAVVELLLLPFFPESPRYLLIQKGNEEQARQALRRLRGWDDVDDEIEEMRQEDQSEKLEGRLSVFNLCTFQALRWQLISIIIMMMGQQLSGINAVFYYTNNIFEPAGVNLNDVQYVTVGIGAVNVVMTCVAVLIIESLGRKLLLLAGFGICCVACAVLTVALNLQFTVWWMKYLSIVCVVAYVIGHAIGASPIPSVMITEMFLQSSRPAAFMVGGSVHWLSNFTVGLVFSYMQKGLGAYCFLVFSAICLATAIYIFFIVPETKGKTFMEINQIMAKRNKVELQMDKEELDDFQPAPETEKKKEGHAVSVL